In Sebastes umbrosus isolate fSebUmb1 chromosome 15, fSebUmb1.pri, whole genome shotgun sequence, the genomic window taaatataatatgtacatataccTTGCTAGAAAGcaaggctggattaccaacAAGGCAAAGTGGACAACCACCCCAAGTCCCTAGACCTCCAGGGGCCTTGCATTTCCCAGGGTTACCCTCTCAACCAGAGTATGGTAATTTTGGATTATGCACCATTAAAGTTTATAAACTGTTATGGGATTTAGAGTGAGTGCTGCTATAGTACCTAATATCAGGTCCTTGTGTCAACATCTTGGGACCCATATCTAATTTTTACCCTGGGGCCCTTTTAAAGGGTTAATAAAGTATCCTTGCATTCTTTGTGGACATCTATGGACCGAAACCGACGCCCTGACCGTATGCATTTACCTTCATCCACCTAAACTTTTCCATAAGGAAGGATTTTGCGGAGCTTGTGCTGGACCGGAAGAACTAGTTTTATCCCACCACACAGTAATCATCCATATATAAATGGCTGTGAGAGCAAGACAGAACTTGTTGCCCTCACCAATACCAGTGTTACGCCCCACCCTTGGGCAGCCCTATTGGGGCGAACAACACTCCAACATTGCCCCAAACCAACCACAAAAGACacctttcaaactctcaaaatccataggatttattaacaaagacatataaaaaaaagacaatacaaAGTCATAAACTGagaagcagcaggagcagcagtcCCCACACCAGAAACCTCTCccttctgctgctggcacaTGAGCTTTTAAGCACTAAAATGCTATTTGCAAGTATATCTGTATCACAACCTGCCAAACCTTGGCCTGCTCCAAGAAACATATGTTATTAAAACCTGCAACCAGGTTTATACAACATAATTATCCAGATAACTCTGTAAACTTGCTTCCTGGTGTCGAACCCTGTATAGTCACTAAGCTAAGCAGTTCTATTGTTGTTTGGTTTCCCCCGTCCTGAATGACTTTCATGAAATCCATTACCTAAGATTTTACACCCCTGCCTGTGTTTCAGCTGAAGCACCTGCATTTCATTTCAGGTTAAACGGAAACTTTATCTTGTTTACTTTGGCTGATCGTGACTGATTTACAGTTGTTGCTtgcttttacagtatttatagcCACTAAACTTTTAGCTGCCTATATGAAAGGTGTGGCATTGGCCCTGCAAAAGACTGATGGGAAAtaatgtagggctgtcccgaatacctttttttgtgcttcgaagcttcggtgactaatattcaaaggtatttaAAGCTTTGCAGCGCGTTCAAGCAGGCAGAgatgtctatctgtctgtctgtctgtctgactccaTTTCCACCGTTTCAGTGCCTGgaacagtgctgctgctgcactattGTACAAACAACTTAAAGACAAATCCAACTTTTGATAGTCTCTGCCACCCATACCGTTGCTATCACAATGGTATCACTATGGTACTGTATTATGCAAGCCTTCTCTGTGGGCACTGGGCACTAAAAGAGCTATTACTGGCTTTTAATAACTGACTTGTTTATGGTAGATGTAGTATGTTTTAACACTGATGTGTATAAGTAAACGTTAAGTCCTTTCTCCTTGCTTCCTCCCCTTTCAGGCTTTGCCAGAATGGCACGCGGGCATCAGAAGCTTCAGTCTCAGCAGAAAAACGCCAAGAAACAGGCGGAGATGAAGAAGGCCAAGGGTCACGATCAAAAGACGGCAGCCAAGGCAGCGCTAGTGTTCAGCTGCTCTGTGTGCAAGGTGAGTGTGTCTCAACTCTAACGACCCAAAAGTCAAAACCTGATTCAAAATGGgacttttattttccatttaacTTTCTGCTGGCATCTGATCCCCTTTGTAGATTTGTATAACATCTTTTGATCACCAAGAGGCCATATTTTCCAAAGAGAAGGACTCTGCCATTTCCCTTAGTTATAACATATTATTACAAGGCGTTGTTGagtactcgattctgattggtcaatcacagcgttctatgggcgcagttctgatgtcggactctggcggaccgtttttgtgtcaaactattgatttttttaagtaagtatctgtgtaataagcgggataatgtacagctcgcaaatcactgttgtgaaataaaccccttcaggacgATGAGAGACCACTCTGCAatatcgccctgtcggggttcctttcacaacaataaccgtctctctgtacattatcccttacatttCTTTTGGATGCATTGTCCCTTTCTGCAGTCCCAGATGCCAGACCCAAAAACCTTCAAGCAACACTTCGAGAGCAAGCACCCAAAATCCCCTCTGCCTGCCGAGTTAGAGGGAGTGGAGGCATAAACTGTCACCCTGGAACCGGATTCCTTCAAGGCCCTGCACCATCTCTGCACTTGTCTCAGTCTGACAGCAATGGATGATTTGATGTTATTAACATGAAGCGGTTATCTTCATTTAGGCTTTCACAGGCCAGGTTGCCTTTAACACGATGCTTCCTCCCATCCAGTCCTCTTTTTCGCTCATGTTTAAATACACGCGGGACTAAACTTAAATGCCGGTTTTAATTTCAGGGCCACTGAAGACCTATACGATCCAGGAACAATCCAAGTGATTTCTCGTTTCATCCACACCGTTTTTCAGAACAGATGCCTCACTGCCCTGATGTGTTGTGCACATAGGAGTATTTCTTGCTGCTAGCGCTTGTACCTCTCTATCTGAATGGATTGAATTGACTGATTAAACCTTCATAGCAAATATGACACATGAGGTAAACACATACAGTGTCCTCAAACAAAGCACGGATTCGGCTTGGGTGGGAGAATTCAGATATTTAAATTTGCTGCTATCAAAGCAATGACAAACGTGACCTCGTCTATTTTATTTGTGCTTTGAGTATTGAATCAAAAGGAggctgtgacatttttttttctcatatcaGTTGTTGAATATGGAACTCCTCCTCAGCGCTGTCTGCTGGTATACTGCAATCTTTCATCTACCTAATCCTAATTTCAtgtcacaaaaatgtgaaatttcgCTAGCCATTTCCAAGCTGCTACATGAATTGTAAGTTAATAAAATTTTACGGGAGTGTGTCGGAGACATGTGTACGCttggaaaatgaatgaatgctcCAATGATGTATTATagcattttattaaattttacTTTGTGGTATATCTGCGTTTCTCTAGAAAGTGTTTCTTTTCATAAAATGGCATATTTTCTGCCTTCTGGGTGTTGTAGGATGCAcccttgtttgtttttctactttGGTGGACTAAAATTCACTTTTTGCTTTCACTGTTTGGTTGGCCTTTTTCAATATTTACAGTCCAAATTGATGGCATTTTAGCTGGTGCACTGCTCACAGcgtaaatgttttgttttccacaTTATGTAAATGTGAAATCTTTATAAGACACCAGCTGTCACTTGTAAATGTGcaataattaatgaataatgattcatatttgtgtaCACAGTATTGCATTTAGTCAATCTGGAGCCTTAATATTATGGACAGACAACAAGGGTTATACAtggaaaaacaagattttgacGCAAACAATAAGAACACCAGTGCCAAATCTGAAACGGATATTCAAATTGTAATGAAACAAATATATCAGTGATGTGATGTAGAACTTGATAGCAACCGTCATAAAAGCCTTGCGTCAGCCAAACtgctgacaacaggaaatgactcaaactgcAGCACCATGTGTGTCTAATTAACAAAAATCCTGTCTGAACCCATTAGTCACTCGACCGACTGAAAATGACGTCTTTGACTCTGTTTCGTCCCAAAAAGCATTAATTTCCTGAAGTCCCTTTTCTCCAGCTGTGACAGATGCATCAGTTCACATCCGACGCAGTGACAGAAAAGATGTGTTGTCTTGCCATACAGACAAAGAAATAACCACAGCACTGCATTTACTGATGTTACAAACTGGCCTTGTATTCAGTGTCTCTAAAAAAAAGGCCACAAAATGATTCTTTGTCATAACAGAAATTACTCCTTTTATTAGTAGTATTCAgacaaatagaaaaataaagccAGTGCCatgctgctttttttaaatggtttgaGCTGCTAGACTAAATGAGTCATAACCCACATTATTCCTCTGTCTCCCCCCCACACAATCAACCTCCCCATCTGTAAACTTGTGAattcaaaaaaacaacacatgttcATTGATACAAACAGACATCTACTAGAACTCCTTTGTGTGTTATGGCCCTTCTGTTTTGGATTCAAGCACAGACATACTGACGGGAAAAAGAGGAGCACTTGCACAAAATGAATTAGTTGGATTAATTAGGTGAAGGAATTAATTAGATTCCCACCGGCTATGGATCATCTATTTCCAGGCACAGTCCATCTCAGATTGAAGAGATGAAAACAACCGCAAATCAGAGACTGATCTCACTGTACTAGTGATAAAtaaacactttggtttttgggCTTTATGTGACATTAATTTAGACCAAATTATGAACAATATGCATCTTTCTGGTAATTCTCAAAAGAGGTTGAGCTTCCATTAGGAGCACATTTCAGGGAGCATCACCTTTCATTCAGGTATATGTTGCGTCTCAGCTATAGGCTATGCTGTAATAAACGTGTCAGATAATAGGTtcgaaatgtttatttttattgctatgtttttcttttgtaagacaGGTCAAGGAACAGGATTTATGTGTGATACCAGAGGGACTAATTATTGGCTATTTGTAAGATTAGTGCACTATATTAACAGGGATGGTGGGTAGACTACTGAGGGGGGCGAGCCAATTTACTCAAAACTGAGCAGATACAAAGTAGATTCACTGTAAGGCCTATTTAAGTAGCTGAGTATCATCTCTTTGTCTGGGTATGATTCAAAGAAAGTTTAAGATTTGTAAGTTCAGGGTTTGAAAAATGGTGTCACCTGTCAGAAGGCTCGTGACGGCACAGCCTGAACCACTCTAATGACAGATGCTTAGTCTAATGATAGATCAATTTAACATTAGTTCAGTAATGCTCATTTATTACCATTAATCAAATGTTATCTCACTATGGTTAATTTACTCTCCATGTGAGAAGCTGTGTCTATTTCTGTCCCTGTTCTTAGACACATCGATATCTACTACCAAATAAACAGTCAAATTTGAACTCCTTCTCATCATACCTAAGATGGAATTTATCAACTATATCTCCCATGTGTCTTTGCGTACCTTGTTTGACAAGGCTCAtggaatatgtattttttttcacattcatacactaaAACCAACTTGGATTTCAGAAGTAGAGAATAAAGAGTGACATTGAACCAAATGAAGAAATAGTATGTTATAAAGGCATTGTTTACTTAATTTAGCATAATAATTAGAATAGCATTAGGTTGCTTGGCTTCGTCCGAAATTgtatactatgcactacatactcaataagTGTACTATCGAACagcatacttttgtgtgaataaacagcaaTATGTATCcatgtatgtatcttttcggaccaTTGATGTAGTtttggacgcactgagcagtaattaaCGTTGTCCCTTCcggagagcctccttgccggttgaaGACGTGTAACCAtagtaacccgtgccaacctcgtatgaccaaaacgacggtttgtgagaatcaaagtctgaattaattctaaatatatattacgcctagcaacgTGAAATTttatacttaaaggtcccatattgtaaaaagtgcaattttcaggtcttttacattataaagcaggtttaagtgcataaatactgttaaaatatcaaaacgctcaatatacggagatatacacacagcctgtattcagaaattgtgcgtttgaaacaagcctctaggatttctgcccattcgtgatgtcacaaatatacaatatttagaccctttacacaattttaaacgtaaaacattctaaatgtgtcccagtttattcctggttgcagtgtatgtgaatgtcatcagctgacaggaagtacacattgacccaagctgttgcctagcaacgcaattccgttgaaatgcgctaaaacagagcgtttaagacagagggtaaatacttgtatattcaggcagacagtatgaggaaaataaagtgttttttttaacattacagcatgtaaacatgttctagtagacacACAtattacaagtatgaacctgaaaatgagcaggatatgggacctttaaggggaaaaaaaagagtgtgctatgcaatttgcgtactattggtttcatactatggtttttggacatactaaaatatctcacacacttgttttagtgtactaaataatGTCAGTATGGAATTCAAGGACGCAAACCTTGTGTTAAATatgttaaggaaaaaaaaaaaaaaagtccagtttCCATGGCTTTAAAATTTTTTGCCTCTCAATTTCGGTTGCCCCAGCAACCCGGGTCTGACGTCACCCGTCCCGGTGCGACCCTTGCTGCTGAGTCTTTGATTGGAGGGAAACCCCGTGGATGAGCGGGAGCagatcatcagctgtgctgccgGGAGGAATCAGGAACAACATCGTCTCTTAACGACAAACTCAGCAGGTCAGTTCACATCTAAAACGTCACATTTCGACGGTAAAATCGGTACATTAGCTCCACTGTGTGCTTTTGGAGGTACTCTTTTAAATCCAGCTTGAATGGTTGCTACTAGAGGCTGTGAGAGAGGAAACCAGTGATGCGCCGCAGCAGCTCAGTCATTGTTCGGTTGCTTAATGGGGACGCACTTTAACCGCTCTTTAACGCATCCATTTCTTTTAAAGCAGCTTCCCAGGTGTACCAAGATCGTTTCTGTACATTAATCAACCTTAAAATGAATGCTCAATGCTCACAAAACCCGACATCTCTGCCTTATTTTCCGGGAAGCTGAAAAAAG contains:
- the znf706 gene encoding zinc finger protein 706 encodes the protein MARGHQKLQSQQKNAKKQAEMKKAKGHDQKTAAKAALVFSCSVCKSQMPDPKTFKQHFESKHPKSPLPAELEGVEA